The genomic interval CCCTCGGCCTGGAACGCGGCACGCACGCGTGGAGCGAGACCGTACGGCGCGCGCGCCTCTCCACCGACTCCGTGACCGTCCGCAAGCTCGCCGGTGAGGTCACCGTCATCAGGATCGCCGCGTTCACCAAGGGCGTCGGCGACCTCGTCCGCACCGCCGTACGGCAGGCCCCCACCGACTCCGCGTTCATCCTCGACCTGCGCGGCAACTCCGGCGGACTGGTCACCGAGGCCGTCACCACCGCCTCCGCCTTCCTCGACGGCGGCCTCGTCGCCACGTACGACGTCGACGGCCGGCAGCGCGCCCTGCACGCGGCCACCGGCGGCGACACCATCAGACCCCTGGTCGCGCTGGTCGACGGCGGCACGATGAGCGCGGCCGAGATGCTCACCGGCGCCCTCCAGGACCGCGGCCGCGCGGTCGTCGTGGGCTCCAGGACCTTCGGCAAGGGCTCGGTTCAGATGCCGAGCAAACTCCCCGACGGCGTCGTCGCCGAACTGACCGTCGGCCACTACCGCACCCCCTCCGGCCATACCGTCGACGGCCGGGGCATCACCCCCGACCTCGACGTCACCGCACAGGGACAGGCCGCCGTGGAGCGCGCCGAGACGGTGTTGAGCGGGCTCGGGGACGCCTCGTAGGCGTTCCGGACGCCCGTCTGTAATCGCCTTTCCCTCGGACCCCTCTGTAGTGCGAAAATGGGCAGCACTATGAGCAAGGGAATGTACGTACCCAAGGAGTCCCAGCCCAAGCAGGGCGGCGGGGCTGCCGCCGGCAAGGCCAGGGACGGCGAGAAGGGCGGCAAGCGCAAGATCGTCGCCCAGAACAAGAAGGCCCGGCACGACTACGCGATCATCGACACCTACGAGGCCGGGATCGTCCTCTCCGGCACCGAGGTCAAGTCGCTGCGTGAGGGCCGGACCTCGCTGACCGACGGCTTCGTCCAGATCGACGGGGGCGAGGCGTGGCTGCACAACGCCCACATCCCCGAGTACCACCAGGGCACCTGGACCAACCACTCCGTGCGCCGCAAGCGCAAGCTGCTGCTGCACCGAGAGGAGATCGACAAGCTGGAGTCCAAGCTCCAGGAGACGGGTCACACGATCGTGCCCCTCGCCCTGTACTTCAGCAACGGCCGGGCCAAGGCCGAGATCGCCCTCGCCCGAGGCAAGAAGGAGTACGACAAGCGGCAGACCCTGCGCGAGAAGCAGGACCGTCGTGAGTCGGACCGCGCGATCGCGGCGGCGAAGCGGAAGCAGCGCGGCGAGTAGGCCGCGGGTCGCCGGGAATACGGTGGCATCGGCGCGCGTTGGTCACGTACGATGGCTACTGCACCCCACAGCGGGTGTGTAGCGGTTTGAAAAAACAACATGGGGATGATCGGTTTCGACAGCGGCTGTCGAAGCAGGTGAAGCGTGTCGAGGAAGCGGCAATGATCTCGTTAACCATATGTCGCAACCAATAATCGCCAATTCCAAGAGCGATTCCCAGTCCTTCGCCCTCGCTGCCTAATAACAGCGACTGAAGGACCCTAAAAGGGTGTCAGCCCGGGAGTGTTCCCGACCCGGACCCTGGCATAATCTAGGGAACTAAACCATCGAGCCCGGTCACGGGGTTCGATGGGAAATCAAACAGTGACTGGGCCCGTCGGCGACTTGTTCGCGTGATCACCGGGGCCGAGAAAATCACAGCGAACTGCACACGGAGAAGCCCTGATTCTGCACCGGTGGACGCGGGTTCGATTCCCGCCATCTCCACTCATCCCATGTGGGCAAAGGCCCCCGCTGCTTCGGCAGCGGGGGCCTTTGTCTGTCACCGGACAGTGAAGGCCGCCATTCGCAACCCATTGCTCAAGACCAGATACACGTCCGTACGACCCTTCGCCGCACCTGACAGGTCGGCGGTCACCGTCTCATAGTCGTACGACGACGCCGTTCCGTCCGCGTGTGCCGTACCGACAAGGCTGCCGGTCGGAGAGCCGAGCCGGACCTCGATCGTGCCGGGGGACGTTCCGGCGATGCGAGCCGTGAACTTCTTTACCCCCGCGCCCAATTGCGTATCCGCGAACTTCAGCCACGCCCCGTCCGCAGCCGCACCCACCGCCGTTCCGCTCGCCTTCGACTCGTCCACGAGGTGAATGCCGGAGTAGTCGTCGAAGTTCTCGGCGCGGGTGGTTCGGGACAGGTTCCGGGGTGGAATGGTCTCCCCGTGGACGCGCCAGGTCGTACGGGCGCGGATGTCCGCCGATGACGCCCCCGCCATGACGTCGTACGTGCCGCTTTCCACCGCCCATTTCGAGCGGGTGACGTCCCAGTGCGCGAGGTCCTTCTGCTGGATTTTCAGGCGGACTGTTTTTGTCTGGCCCGGTTTCAATGAAACCCGTTGGAAGGCTTTCAATTGCTTCAGGGGTTCTTTGTCGCGGGACGTTCGCTGGTGTGTGTAGAGCTGTACGACCTCGTCTCCCGCCCGCGTTCCCGTGTTGGTCACCGGGACCTCGTAGCCGCCGGCGACGGGCTTCAGGGCGCCGTAGCGGAAGGTCGTGTACGAGAGGCCGTAGCCGAAGGGGTAGAGCGGGGTGCCCTGGAAGTACTCGTACGTGCGGTCGGACTTGATGATGTCGTAGTCGAGGATCGACGGGAGGTCCGACTCCGAGCGGTACCAGGTCTGGGTGAGGCGGCCGGACGGGTTGACGTCGCCGTAGAGGACGTCGGCCAGGGCGTTGCCCGTCTCCTGGCCCGCGTGGGAGGTCCAGAGGAGGGCCGGGACTTCCTTCTGCAACGCGCCCAGCGTGGTGGGGTAGCTGTTCTCGACCACCACCACCGTCTTCGGGTTGGCCGCGTGGACCGCCTTGACCAGGGACTCCTGGGTCGGGGCCAGAGCCATGTCGGTGCGGTCGTGGGCCTCGCGGCCGTTGATCGACGGCATGGAGCCGACGACCACGACCGCCGTGTCCTTGCCCTTGACCGCCGCCACCGCGTCGGCGACTCCGCTGCGGACCACGTCCTTCGCGTAGTGCGCGGCCTGGTCCTCGGGGACCAGGCCCAGGGTGCCGTTCGCGTCGGTCGGGCCGAGGTAGAGGAGGCTCGACCACCAGGACTCCGACGTCTCGTAGCCCGCGTACTTCAGCAAGTACGTTCCGTCGTCCCGCTGTTCCAGCTTGAACTGCTGCTGGACGTACCAACCATTGGGCTGTGTCTGGTCGTTGACGAAGTTCGACCAGTTGTAGCCGACGTATTTGCCGTTGGCGGCCGAGCGCAGGGTGACGATGCCGGAGCCCCAGTCGAAGGCGTCGAACTGGGCCGCTGTTGTGGGGGTGTTGGTGGTCTCCTGCAAGGGGGCGCCGGTGTCGCCTGTGCCAGCCGTGACGTACTTGCCGGTTGCCGTGTCGCGCAGGGCGATGCGGTCCACGCCCTCGCTGGTGGACACCGCGGTGCCGAGTTTTGAGGAGATGCCCTGCGCCGGGGTGACGGCGTAGGGGAGTGTGCCCGAGTACCAGTCGGTGTAGAGGGTGTCGGCGAGCGGGCCGACCACGGCGACGTTCTTCGCCGGACCCGAGCCCGAACTCCTCAGTGGCAGCGCCCCGTTGTTCTTCAGCAGCACAGTCCCCTCGGCCGCCGCCTTGCGCGCCAGCTGCTGATGGGCCGGGCTGTTGATGACCGACGCGTCGATCGAGCCGTATTTGCCGCCGCCCGGGTCGAATTCACCGAGTCGGACGCGGACGGAGAGGATGTGGGAGGCGGCCGCGTCGATGTCCGAGGGCTTCAACAGGCCTTGCTGGAGGGCTGAGTTGATGGCCGTCGTCGTCGGGCCGGGGTCGGCGCTGTTGTCCGTGAAGCTGTCTATGCCGGCCTTCAACGCGGCCGCGTCGCCCTCCGTGATGCTGGGGTAGTACTGCTGCGGGGTGACGAGGTTGCCGGGGGCGAAGGCGTCTGTGACGTTCAGCAGGGACTGGTCGGTCCATTTCCGTACGACGTCGTTCAGGTCCGGATTCACGGTGTTGGGGCGGCCGTTGACCAGGTTGTACGACGTCATCACGCCGGTCGCCGCGTTCGCCTCTATCGCCGGTTTGAAGGCGGCCTCGTCGTACTCCTTCTCCACCCGGGGGCGGAGATCGGAGGACGTGGTCGCGCGGTCTACCTCGTTGTCGTAGGCGAGGTAGTGCTTGAGGGTGGGGGCCGTCTTGAGGTGGTTCGGGTCGCCGCCGGTCAGGCCCTCGCCGTAGGCCGTCGCCAGGGCGCCGGTGAGTTGCGGGTCCTCGCTGTAGCCCTCCTCGTTGCGGCCCCAGCGCGGGTCGCGGAGGAGGTTGACCACCGGGGCCCAGAGGTTCAACCCCCAGCCGTCCGGGCGCTGTTGCTGGAAGCCGCGCGCCTCGTCGCCGACCGCCGAGCCGACCTGCTCCATCAGCGCCGGGTCCCAGGTCGAGGCGAGTCCGATGGCCTGTGGGAAGACGGTGGCCCTGCCGAGCCAGGCGACGCCGTGCAGGGCCTCGGTGCCGGTGCGGAAGGACTGGATGCCGAGGCGCGGGATCGCGGGTTCGTACTGGTGGAGGAGGGAGATCTTCTCGTCGAGGGCCAGACGGGCGAGGAGGTCGTCAACGCGCTTGCTCACCGGGAGAGTTGGGTCGCGGAAGGGGTACGGGGTGTCGGCCGTCGCCGGGACCGTCGCTCCCAGGGCGGCGACCAGGGCGAAGGCGACGACGAGCGTGGTTCTGAGTCTTCTCGTGCTGTGTCTTCTTCTCTTGCCTCTCATGTCGCGGCTCCTCAAGTAGGGCCTTGCCTGCGGGCATTACGGAACTCGGAGACCTCAGGGCGCGTTGCGCGGTGCCGTGCTCGCGCGCTCCGTCAGCCGGGGGGACAGGAACGTCGCGTCGGGCACGGTCTTGCCGCCCAGCTTCTGCATCAGCAACTCGACGGCCCGCGCGCCCAGTTCGGCGGTCGGCAGCGCCACCGACGTGACCGGGACCCGTACGGACTCGGCGAGTTCGTCGGGGCAGATCGCGGTGATCGACAGGTCGCCGGGGACGCGCAGTCCGAGCTGCTCGAAGGCGTCGATGAGGGGTTCCAGGAGGGGTTCGTTGTGGACGACGACTCCGGTCAACGCGGGCTGCTTACGCAGTAGTTGCTCCGCTACGGCGGCCGCGGCGCCCGGTGCCGCCTCGCAGGGGTGGACGGAGGAGGCGAGCCGGTTGCGGTCGGCGGCGGCCGTGAAGCCCTGAACGACCCGCTGGGCGAAGGCGGTTCCGCGGATGTACACCTCGGGCGGTGAGCCGACGAGGGCGACGACCCGGTGGCCGAGGCCCGCGAGGCGTTCCACGCACAGTTCACCGGCCGCCTTGAAGTCGAGGTCGATACAGGTCAGCCCGTCCGCCTCGGCGGGGAAGCCGATCATCACGGACGGCCGGTCCAGGGAACGGAGCAACGGCAGTCGGGGGTCGTCGAGTTGTACGTCCATCACGATCATCGCGTCGACGAGTGCCGTGTCCGCGACCCGTCGCAGTCCCTCCTCGCCCTCCTCCTGGGTGAGCAGCAGCACGTCGTGGTCGTGGCGGCGGGCGGTGGTCACCACGGAGACCGCGAACTGCATGACGACCGGGACGTGGATGCCGGTCCGTAAGGGGATCACCAGGGCGAGGACATTGGACCGGCTGCTGGCCAGGGCGCGGGCGCCGGCGTGCGGGCGGTAGCCCAGCTCGCGGATGGACGCCTCGACGCGCAGCCGGGTCTCCTCGGAGATCGGGCGCTTGCCGCTCAGGGCGTACGACACGGTGCTGGGGGAGACGCCGGCGTGCCGGGCCACATCCGTGATCTTCACCATCAGCCCAGCTCCAGGGTCAGGAACCCGCTGCCCGACTTCGACCGCGAACCGGCGGCCAGCGCCCACGAGATGGACGGATCGCTGCAAGATGCCCGGAGCGTGTCCCCTTCCCGTACGACGGTGAAGGTCACCTCGCCGACCGGCACGGTCACCTGCGCGCCCCGTCCCAGGTCGTACGCCCGCAGGGTGACGCCGTCCGTGTAGTCGTAGTCGGGCCGGTCGGACACCGCGCCGACCGGGAGCACCGCGCCGGGCCGGACCAGGAGCGGCACGCTGTCGAAGCCGTGCTTCTCGCGCACCCAGCGCGGTCCGGTGACCGTCCGGCCGGTGAGGTAGTGGGTCCAGGTGCCCTCGGGGACGTAGTACGAGACGTCCCCGTCGTCGCTGAACACCGGCGCGACCAGCAGGTCCGGGCCGAGCATGTACTGCCGTTCCAGGTGCGCGCACCCGGGGTCGTCCGGGAACTCCAGGACCATCGCCCGCATCATCGGCACGCCCTCGGCGGAGGCGGTGCGCGCGGTCTCGTAGAGGTACGGCATGAGGCTCAGTTTCAGGCGGGTGAACTGCCGTAGTACGTCCACGGATTCCTCGTCGAAGAGCCACGGGACGCGGTACGACGAGCTGCCGTGCAGGCGGCTGTGGGAGGACAACAGGCCGAAGGCCAGCCACCGTTTGAAGAGGGCGGGGGTCGGGGTGCCCTCGAAGCCGCCGATGTCGTGGCTCCAGTAGCCGAAGCCGGAGAGGCCGAGCGAGAGGCCGCCGCGCAGCGACTCGGCCATCGACTCGTACGTCGCCTCGCAGTCGCCGCCCCAGTGAACGGGGTACTTCTGGCTGCCGGTTGTGGCCGAGCGGGCGAAGACGACCGCCTCTCCCTCGCCCCGGTGTTTGCGCAGGACGTCGAAGACGGTGCGGTTGTAGAGGTAGGTGTAGTAGTTGTGCATCCGCTCGGGGTCGGCGCCGTCCGCGTAGGCCACATCGACGGGGACGCGCTCGCCGAAGTCGGTCTTGAAGCAGTCGACGCCCTGCGCGAGGAGCGCCTCCAGCTTTCCGGCGTACCAGTCGCGGGCGGCCGGGCTGGTGAAGTCGACCAGGGCCATGCCGGGTTGCCACAGGTCCCACTGCCAGACGCTGCCGTCCGGTCGGCGGAGGAGGTGACCGAGTGCCTTGCCCTCGGCGAAGAGTGGGGAGCGCTGGGCGATGTACGGGTTGATCCAGACGCTGATGTGGAGGCCTTTGGCCTTGAGCCGGGTGAGCATGCCCTCCGGGTCGGGGAAGACCCTCGGGTCCCACTGGAAGTCGCACCAGTTGAACTCGCGCATCCAGAAACAGTCGAAGTGGAAGACGGAGAGCGGGAGTTCGCGCTCCCGCATGCCCTCGATGAACGACGTCACCGTCTCCTCGTCGTAGGAGGTGGTGAAGGACGTCGACAGCCACAGTCCGAACGACCAGGCGGGCGGGAGTGCCGGGCGGCCGGTGAGGGCGGAGTACTTGCGGAGGATGTCCTTGGGGGTGGGGCCGTAAATGACGTAGTACGTCAACTGCTGGCTCTCCACGCTGAATTGGACCCGGGAGACCGCCTCCGAGCCGACCTCGAAGGACACCTTTCCGGGGTGGTTGACGAAGACGCCGTAGCCCGCGTCGGTCAGGTAGAAGGGGATGTTCTTGTAGGCCTGTTCGGTGGCGGTGCCGCCGTCGGCGTTCCACATGTCGACGACCTGGCCGTTCTTGACGAGCGGGCCGAAGCGTTCGCCAAGTCCGTAGACGGAGGTGCCCACTTGGAGTCCGAGCTGCTCGCGGAGGTAGTGGGCGCCGGTCGCGTCGCGCATGATGCCCATGCCCTTGGGGCCGCTGCTCGTGAGGGTGCGGCCGTGGGCGAGGAAGTCGACGTGCCAGGGGCCGGTACGGGCCACCTTGACCGAGAGCGCGCCGGAGGTGAGGGTCGCGTGCTCGTCGTCGTAGGAGGTGTGTACGGCAAACTCCTCCTTCCGCACGTCGAATTGGGGGCCGCGCGGCTGTTCCCCCTCGAAGTGGGTGAAGGTGACGCCGATGATGTCGGGCATCGGGGCGTGGGCGCTGATCGTCACGACCGGTCCCTTCAACAGGTCGCCGCGGTGGCGGATCGGCATGGTCGGCGCGTGGATCTCCAACGCCCCGTCCGGAGCGGTGACATCGAGGACCTCGACCGGGTGGGCGGCGGTGACGCCCTCGCGCAGCAGCCAGTAGCCGTCGGTGAACTTCATGTGGGGGTCCCCTTACTACTTGACGGCACCCACGGCGATGCCGCGTGTGAGGGTCCGCTGGAAGACGAGGAAGAAGACGATGGCGGGCAACACACCGAGCAGGGCAGCCGCGTTGGTCATCGTGGCGTCCATCAGGCGCTGGCCCTGGAGGACGCCGAGGGCCACCGACACGGTCTGGTTGTCGTTGGAGATCAGCATGACGAGGGGGAGCAGGAACTCGTTCCAGGTCCAGATGAAGAAGAAGACCAGCAGGACGCCGATCGTGGGGCGGCTGACCGGGACCACGATCCGCCACAGCACCTGCCACTTGTTGGCGCCGTCGATCCGGGCCGCTTCGAGGATCTCGCGGGGGAACTGGCCGAGCACGGAGGAGAGGAGATACGTGCCGAACGCCGCCTGGATCACCGTGAAGACGATGATGACGCTCAACCTCGTGTCGTAGAGGCCGACTTGCTTGCTCAGGTAGTAGATCGGGTAGACCAGCGCCTCCTGCGGCAGCATGTTGGCGAGGACGAAGAACGCCAGGACCCAAGTACGGCCCTTGATACGGCCGATGCCGATCGCGTACGCGTTGAGGACGGAGAGCGCGGCGGCGAGGAGGGCCACCGAGCCGCTGATCAAAGCCGAGTTGAAGAGTTTCTGGCCATAGTCGACGCGCTGCCAGAAGTCCTTGAGGCCGTCCAGGTAGAGGCCCTTGGGGAGGCTGAGCGGGCCGTGTTCGGAGTACTCGGCCGGTGACTTCACGGCGTTGACCACGACGATCAGGAACGGCACGACCATGAAGAGGGCCGCGAGGCACAGGGCGATCAGTACGGGGTAGCGGCGCAGGGCGGTCGTCATGTGCGGGCCCCTTCCTCGGCGTCCTCCGCGCGGGTCTGGAGTTTCAGGAAGGCGAGGGAGAGCACCAGGATGATCACCGTCAACACCGTTGATATCGCGGCTCCGTAGCCGACCTGGGTCTTCTCGAAGAACGTGGTGAAGGAGAAGTAGGACGGGACATCGGTCGCGCCGCCCGGGCCGCCCTTCGTGAGGACGTACACCGCGCCGAACACCTTGAGCGCGGCGATCGTGCACCAGGTGAGGACGACGTATATCTCCGGGCGGATCTGCGGCAGCGTGATGTGCCAGAAGCGGCGCCACCAGCCCGCGCCGTCCAGCTCGGCCGCCTCGTAGAGCTGGGGGTCCACACGTTGCAGGCCGGCCATGAACACCACGAGCGGGAAGCCGAGTTGGACCCAGACCATGACGCCCATGACGCTGTAGAGCGCGATGTCCGGGTCGCCCAGCCAGTCCTGCTGCCAGGAGCCCAACCCGACTGCTTTCAACAGGGCGTTGAGGGAGCCGTTGTCGGGGGCGAGGATCCAGCTCCAGACGATGCCGGCGACCGCGATCGGGAGCACCTGGGGGAGGTAGAAGCAGGCGCGGAGGATCGCGGCGATGCGGGTGCCGAAGTGTTTGGCTATGTAGTCGAACAGGGCGGCGGCCAGGACGAGTCCGACCAGTGTCGGTACGGCTGCCATGGCCACGACCATGAACAGGCTGTGGCGGAAGGACGCCCAGAACTCCGAATCGCCCAGCAGGTCACGGTAGTTGGCGAGGCCGGTCCACTTGGGGTCGCCCACGCCCTGCCAACTCGTGAAGCTCACGGCCGTGTTCATCAGGAAGGGGATGACGATCACGGCGAGGGCGGCGAGGGCGCCGGGGAGGAGGAAGAGGGCGTAGGAGTTGCGGGGGTGGGGGCTACGAGGGTTGCGCGGGCCGGGGTGCCGGTTCTTGCGGGTGGCCCGCGCGCCCTTCTCGACGGTGACCGTCATGTCGACGGGACGCCCTTGTCGTACGCCTTCTGGAGGTTGCTGAGATAGGCGTCGGGCTTCTCGCTGTTCGTGATCAGCTTCTGGGTCTCGGAGACGAGGACGTCGTAGAAGCCGGGGACCGGCCAGTCCGGGTAGAAGGCCAGGCCGTCACGGGCGGAGACGGTGTTGAAGTTGGCGATGAGTTCCTTGGACTTGGGGTCGGTGATCGCGGAGGTGTCGGCCGCGACCGGGATGCCGCCCTTGTTGCCCATCAGGTTCTGGATCTTCTTCGACAGGGTGATGTCGATGAAGTCGTAGGCGAGTTGCTTGTTCTTGGCGCCCTTGGGGACGACCCAGATGTTGCCGCCGGAGCCGAGGGTGAGGTTCGAGCCGGGCCAAAGCGTCGTGTCCCAGTCGAACTTGGCCTCCGTCTGGAAGCGGCCGTACCACCAGCTGCCGGAGAAGAGGATCGGGGCCTTGCCCTGGATCCAGGAGACTCCGGCGTCCTCGGCCTTGGTGGAGCTGGAGGTCTTGGCGATGTAGCCCTTCTTCACCCAGTCGGCGAAGGTCGTCGCCGCGTAGGTCCAGGCCGGGTCGTGGAAGTCCGTCTTGCCCTTGTACAGCTCGTACTTGTCGACCCAGGCGCGGTCGGCCTTCGAGAGAGCCAGTTGGTAGAGGTACTGCTGGGCCACGTACTCGGCGCCGGCGTTGGCGAGGGGGGTGATGCCCTTCGCCTTGAACTCGCCCAAGGCGGTGGTCAGTTCGTCGAACGTCTTCGGCTCGGCGATCTTGTACTTCTTGAAGAGGGCCTTGTTGTAGTAGACCATCGTGTACTCGCCGTAGTCGGTGACGCCGTACCACTTGCCGGAGCCCATCACTCCGTCGGTGTTGTAGACGTCTGTCGTGCCTACGCTCGCCGGGATCTTCTTGTCCCAGCCGCGCTTCGTCGCCTCGGCGGTGAGGTCTGTGAGCAGGCCTTGTTTCGAGAGCAGGCCTGCCGTCGCGTTGCCCTTGTTGTACTCCATGATGTCTGGCGCGTCCGAGGAGTTGAGGACCATGGGGGCCGTCTTCTGGATCTGCTCGAAGCCCTTTTCCTCGAACTTGACCTTGACGCCCGGGTGTTGGGCCTCGAACTCCTTGATGGCCTCGTTCCAGGCGACGCCCATCGCGCTGTCGGGGCCCTCGTAGTGCCAGAGCTTGAGGGTTTTGCTGTCCGAGGAGTTGGTGTCGGAGCCGCCGCAGGAGGTGAGGAGCAGGGATCCGGTGAGGATCAGTGCGGCTGTCGTTGCTCGCCGTGGTGTCGTCAGCATCCAGTGCCTCCAGGGGAGTCGGAGGGGGTCGAATCGATTCGACGAGGGGCGTCGAAGCGCTTCGATGGAGGAAGGTATGTAGGGGCTGTGAGGGCGTCAATGGGTGCGGCAGGGATTGGGGCAAGCGGTTCGATGAGTTTGTGTGTCGGGTGCGGGTGCGTTGTGGCTGGTCGCGCAGTTCCCCGCGCCCCTACGGGGTTGTCCTGCCCTGAAATCCGGCCAGCAGGGCGCTTGCCGCTGCCGCAACTGGCAGCCAGAATGCCGCCGTTGGTGAGGCATGGTCCGTTGTCCAGCCCGCTGCCGCCGAGCCGCAGGCGATTCCCAGCAGCAAGCCCGTCACCGCCAGGCTCATGCCTTCGTTCAACCTGCCCTCAGGTGTGCGGTGTTGGAGCAAGGTCATTGCGGTGATCATCGCGGGGGCCGTTGCCATGCCAGCCGCCGGCAAGGCGATTGCCAGTGCTGGGAGGGAGTTGAAGGTGTGGGCCGCCAGTAGGGGCAAGAGCATCAGGGTCGTCATCGCCAACAGGCACCACCGCAGGCGGTGTTCCGGTGGGCCCGTCGGATTCAGCGTGCCGTAGATCAGGCCCGCCGCGCAGGAGCCCGCCGCCTGGAGGGCCAGTACCGCGCCGCCCGCCGTGCGGTGGCCTGCCGCGTCCGCGTAGGCGAGTGTCGCGACCTCCATCGCGCCGAACACCGCACCGGTTGCGATGAAGCCGGCGATCAGGGGTGGGATGCCCGGTGTGCGGAGAGGTGAACTGCCCTTTGGGGTTGCACTTGGTGGGGGTTCCGTGGCGCGCTGGGCCGTGAAGATCAGGATGCCCGTCACGAGCAGGACCGCCCCCGCCAGCGTGCCCGCCTCCGGGAAGAACGTGCCGCACAGGAAGGCCGCCAGGGCCGGGCCCAGCATGAAGCACAGCTCGTCGGCCGCCTGCTCGAAGGAGTTGGCCGTGTGGAGGGCGTCGGGGTCGTCGGCCAGGAGGTGGGCCCAGCGGGCTCGGGACATGCCGCCGGTGTTGGGGGTTGTCGCGGTGGCCGCGTAGGCCGCGAACAGGGTCCAGTCGGGGGCGTCGTAGTGGACGCAGAGGAGGAGGGAGAGGGAGCCCAGTGCCGCAACTGCCGTCGCTGGTACGGCCGTTCGGGACTGGCCGTGTCTGTCGGTGAGTCGGGCGATCCAGGGGGCGGTCACCGCGGTCGCCGCCAAGCCCGTTGCCGTCACCGCGCCGGCCAGGGCGTATGAGCCCCGGGTGCCGGCGATCATCACGACCGCGCTCACGCTGAACATGCCTGCGGGGAGGCGGGCGATGAGGTTGCCGGCGGTGAAGGCTCGGGCGCCGGGGATGGTGAACAGGCGGCGGTAGGTGGGCTGTTGGGGTGTAGGGCGTGGCATGGGGCAAGCGTCGTTCGAAGTGGATCACCGGGTCCAACACCTGGTCCGGGTCGATTCACGCACCTGCGTTGTAGGTTCGCCGGATGTCTGCCCACCTGGACCCCCGACTCCTCCGTGCCTTTCTCGTCGTAGCCGAGGAACTGCACTTCACCCGTGCCGCCGCCCGTCTGTATGTCGCCCAGCAGGCGCTCAGTCGTGATGTGCGGCGGCTGGAGCGGGAGTTGGGGGTCGAGTTGTTCGTGCGGACCACTCGGCAGGTGGCCCTGACGGTGGACGGTGAGCGGCTGGTGCCGTATGCGCGGCGGGCGCTCGGGGCGCAGGAGGAGTTGCTTGCCGCGTTTCGGGAGGCCGGGGCCCGGCCGCTGCTCGTCGATCTGAACTCGCCGGGTCTCCTCACCGGGCGCCGCGTGCTGCACCGGGCCCGTGAACTCGCCCCGGAGCAGGAGCTGATGGCCCGCTATGAGAGTGGACTGACGGGCGCGGCAAGGGAGTTGACGGCTGGGCGGCTCGATGTGTCGTTCGGGCGGTTCGCCGGGCTGGAGCCGGGGTTGCGGGCCGGGCTCGATCATCAGCTCGTGCGGTACGAGCCGATGGCGGTGCTGCTGCCCGAGGGGCATCGGCTGGCGTCCCTCGACGCGGTGCCGGTGGACGCGCTCGCGGGGGAGGCCGTGTACGCCGGGGCCGGGAATCCTCGTACCCCGGAGTGGACGGATCTCGCGCGTCGATTGTTCGAGGGGCGTGACATCGAGGTTGCCGCGCCCGCACCCATGGCCGTAGGCGAAGAGGAGTTCGAACGGGTCATGGCCAAGACGGGGACCCCGATTCTCGCCGTGGTGGATTTTCCGGCCATGCCCCGGACGGTGCTGCGACCACTGGTGAACCCGGTGCCGTTGTCCGTGGTGTCGCTCGTGTGGCGAAAGGGGCTGGTGCACCCCGGATTCGATGCGCTTCGACGTGCTGCGGTGGAGATCGGCAACGCCGAAGGATGGCTGCGGCGGCCGGTTAGTGGATGGATTCC from Streptomyces sp. NBC_01288 carries:
- the yicI gene encoding alpha-xylosidase, whose product is MKFTDGYWLLREGVTAAHPVEVLDVTAPDGALEIHAPTMPIRHRGDLLKGPVVTISAHAPMPDIIGVTFTHFEGEQPRGPQFDVRKEEFAVHTSYDDEHATLTSGALSVKVARTGPWHVDFLAHGRTLTSSGPKGMGIMRDATGAHYLREQLGLQVGTSVYGLGERFGPLVKNGQVVDMWNADGGTATEQAYKNIPFYLTDAGYGVFVNHPGKVSFEVGSEAVSRVQFSVESQQLTYYVIYGPTPKDILRKYSALTGRPALPPAWSFGLWLSTSFTTSYDEETVTSFIEGMRERELPLSVFHFDCFWMREFNWCDFQWDPRVFPDPEGMLTRLKAKGLHISVWINPYIAQRSPLFAEGKALGHLLRRPDGSVWQWDLWQPGMALVDFTSPAARDWYAGKLEALLAQGVDCFKTDFGERVPVDVAYADGADPERMHNYYTYLYNRTVFDVLRKHRGEGEAVVFARSATTGSQKYPVHWGGDCEATYESMAESLRGGLSLGLSGFGYWSHDIGGFEGTPTPALFKRWLAFGLLSSHSRLHGSSSYRVPWLFDEESVDVLRQFTRLKLSLMPYLYETARTASAEGVPMMRAMVLEFPDDPGCAHLERQYMLGPDLLVAPVFSDDGDVSYYVPEGTWTHYLTGRTVTGPRWVREKHGFDSVPLLVRPGAVLPVGAVSDRPDYDYTDGVTLRAYDLGRGAQVTVPVGEVTFTVVREGDTLRASCSDPSISWALAAGSRSKSGSGFLTLELG
- a CDS encoding carbohydrate ABC transporter permease, whose amino-acid sequence is MTTALRRYPVLIALCLAALFMVVPFLIVVVNAVKSPAEYSEHGPLSLPKGLYLDGLKDFWQRVDYGQKLFNSALISGSVALLAAALSVLNAYAIGIGRIKGRTWVLAFFVLANMLPQEALVYPIYYLSKQVGLYDTRLSVIIVFTVIQAAFGTYLLSSVLGQFPREILEAARIDGANKWQVLWRIVVPVSRPTIGVLLVFFFIWTWNEFLLPLVMLISNDNQTVSVALGVLQGQRLMDATMTNAAALLGVLPAIVFFLVFQRTLTRGIAVGAVK
- a CDS encoding carbohydrate ABC transporter permease → MTVTVEKGARATRKNRHPGPRNPRSPHPRNSYALFLLPGALAALAVIVIPFLMNTAVSFTSWQGVGDPKWTGLANYRDLLGDSEFWASFRHSLFMVVAMAAVPTLVGLVLAAALFDYIAKHFGTRIAAILRACFYLPQVLPIAVAGIVWSWILAPDNGSLNALLKAVGLGSWQQDWLGDPDIALYSVMGVMVWVQLGFPLVVFMAGLQRVDPQLYEAAELDGAGWWRRFWHITLPQIRPEIYVVLTWCTIAALKVFGAVYVLTKGGPGGATDVPSYFSFTTFFEKTQVGYGAAISTVLTVIILVLSLAFLKLQTRAEDAEEGART
- a CDS encoding ABC transporter substrate-binding protein, which gives rise to MLTTPRRATTAALILTGSLLLTSCGGSDTNSSDSKTLKLWHYEGPDSAMGVAWNEAIKEFEAQHPGVKVKFEEKGFEQIQKTAPMVLNSSDAPDIMEYNKGNATAGLLSKQGLLTDLTAEATKRGWDKKIPASVGTTDVYNTDGVMGSGKWYGVTDYGEYTMVYYNKALFKKYKIAEPKTFDELTTALGEFKAKGITPLANAGAEYVAQQYLYQLALSKADRAWVDKYELYKGKTDFHDPAWTYAATTFADWVKKGYIAKTSSSTKAEDAGVSWIQGKAPILFSGSWWYGRFQTEAKFDWDTTLWPGSNLTLGSGGNIWVVPKGAKNKQLAYDFIDITLSKKIQNLMGNKGGIPVAADTSAITDPKSKELIANFNTVSARDGLAFYPDWPVPGFYDVLVSETQKLITNSEKPDAYLSNLQKAYDKGVPST
- a CDS encoding MFS transporter — translated: MPRPTPQQPTYRRLFTIPGARAFTAGNLIARLPAGMFSVSAVVMIAGTRGSYALAGAVTATGLAATAVTAPWIARLTDRHGQSRTAVPATAVAALGSLSLLLCVHYDAPDWTLFAAYAATATTPNTGGMSRARWAHLLADDPDALHTANSFEQAADELCFMLGPALAAFLCGTFFPEAGTLAGAVLLVTGILIFTAQRATEPPPSATPKGSSPLRTPGIPPLIAGFIATGAVFGAMEVATLAYADAAGHRTAGGAVLALQAAGSCAAGLIYGTLNPTGPPEHRLRWCLLAMTTLMLLPLLAAHTFNSLPALAIALPAAGMATAPAMITAMTLLQHRTPEGRLNEGMSLAVTGLLLGIACGSAAAGWTTDHASPTAAFWLPVAAAASALLAGFQGRTTP